The Phoenix dactylifera cultivar Barhee BC4 chromosome 17, palm_55x_up_171113_PBpolish2nd_filt_p, whole genome shotgun sequence genome contains a region encoding:
- the LOC103696022 gene encoding kinesin-like protein KIN-7J isoform X1, with protein MEFPEFCSAGTTPPRTPRSRGGRGAMGAVGRDELARWVKAEGGGGGAASGGEERIVVSVRVRPLNDKELERGDPSDWECINNTSIIFKNSLPERSMLPIVYAFDRVFGCESSTRQVYEEGAKEVALSVVSGINSSIFAYGQTSSGKTYTMTGITQYSIADIYDYIEKHEEREFVLKFSAMEIYNEAVRDLLSTDSSPLRLLDDPERGTIVEKLTEETLRDQSHLKELLSLCEAQRQIGETSLNEMSSRSHQILRLMIESSAREFLSRDSSSSLAATVNFVDLAGSERASQVLSAGTRLKEGCHINRSLLTLGTVIRKLSKGRNGHIPYRDSKLTRILQYSLGSNARTAIICTMSPARSHIEQSRNTLLFASCAKEVVTNAQVNVVMSDKALVRHLQRELARLESELKYPRSASASCTSPSDVLSEKDVQIKKMEKEIKELMQQRDLAQSRLEDLLQVVGDNRASRQWDECSQSSISNVQNMSEDVLSLSETPGIAYQNLDFGSTTFDASHGINNCYVHHLEPSDKPEEQHAISPFGFIMYDASYGTSNWNDHHQKLSNKPEEQHAISPWQSISHYQFNGLLPHQRQEGIAQITSDDSEDHCKEVQCIEINGLSASKNEEFNLLLTDESDSLLPLTEADKLADHGPQHLGDVATLPVSERQLVAVTVDNCVKQYPDESSQWSSMRDIMSSRDLALSRSRSCRASLMTGSICWFKDREQNNKTPSNGFLEKFPERVQRRLSTLKHTAENETLSSKASKASDTVAFNRTQDMKTASEEGITSISNFVAELREMAQNQYQKPAPDAQETKRTTSEDFGVEKTTVKDVSLDTISNSLEVPFQWHMEFEKKQQEIVELWHTCNVSLIHRTYFFILFKGDPADSIYMEVEHRRLSFLKNTISHENLDKADAGDGHKRTLASSLRNIRREREMLYRQMFKRIPAEERESLYTNWGIALNSKKRRLQLAQRLWTKTNVEHVRESASLVAKLIGLSEPEQALKEMFGLHFTVTPQRAHRRSYSWKRGNSFVV; from the exons ATGGAGTTTCCAGAATTCTGCTCCGCTGGAACCACCCCACCAAGAACCCCGAGGAGTAG GGGAGGGAGGGGAGCAATGGGGGCAGTTGGCAGGGATGAGCTGGCGAGATGGGTGAAGGCAGAGGGCGGCGGTGGTGGTGCTGCAAGTGGAGGGGAGGAGAGGATCGTGGTGTCTGTGAGAGTGCGGCCGCTGAATGACAAGGAGCTGGAGAGGGGTGATCCTTCTGACTGGGAGTGCATCAACAACACCTCCATCATCTTCAAGAACAGCCTCCCTGAGCGATCCATGCTACCGATCGTGTATGCATTTG ACAGAGTATTTGGATGTGAAAGCAGCACAAGACAAGTGTATGAGGAAGGTGCGAAGGAAGTTGCTCTTTCAGTTGTCAGTGGGATTAACT CTAGTATATTTGCATACGGACAAACTAGTAGTGGAAAGACATACACAATGACTGGAATAACACAGTATAGCATCGCAGATATTTATGACTACATAGAAAAG CATGAGGAGAGAGAATTCGTTTTAAAATTTTCAGCCATGGAGATTTACAATGAAGCTGTAAGGGATCTCCTCAGCACGGATAGCTCCCCTCTTCGACTTCTTGATGATCCGGAG AGAGGGACTATTGTGGAGAAACTTACAGAGGAAACACTGAGGGACCAGAGCCATCTCAAGGAGCTTCTTTCATTGTGCGAAG CTCAGAGACAGATAGGAGAGACCTCCTTAAATGAAATGAGCTCCAGATCTCACCAAATACTCAGACTG ATGATAGAAAGTTCTGCCCGAGAGTTTCTTAGTAGAGACAGTTCAAGCAGCCTTGCAGCCACTGTG aaTTTTGTTGATTTGGCAGGGAGTGAACGGGCATCTCAGGTGTTATCTGCCGGGACGAGGCTGAAAGAAGGTTGCCACATAAATCGAAGTTTGCTTACCCTGGGAACTGTCATTCGCAAGCTAAG CAAGGGAAGAAATGGGCATATTCCTTATCGAGATTCAAAGCTAACACGCATATTACAATATTCCTTGGGAAGTAATGCGAGAACAGCCATTATTTGCACAATGAGCCCTGCACGAAGCCACATCGAACAATCCAGGAACACTCTTTTATTTGCAAGTTGTGCAAAAGAGGTAGTTACCAATGCACAAGTCAATGTTGTGATGTCTGACAAGGCACTGGTAAGGCATTTACAAAGAGAACTTGCAAGACTGGAGAGTGAATTGAAATACCCAAGATCAGCATCAGCCTCCTGTACATCTCCTTCGGATGTCTTGAGTGAGAAGGATGTCCAGATTAAAAAG ATGGAAAAGGAGATCAAGGAGCTGATGCAGCAAAGAGATCTTGCTCAATCTCGCCTTGAGGATTTGCTCCAAGTTGTAGGGGATAATCGAGCTTCAAGGCAATGG gatGAATGCAGTCAGTCCTCGATATCCAATGTACagaatatgtctgaagatgttcTTTCACTTTCTGAGACACCAGGTATTGCATATCAGAATCTAGATTTTGGCTCTACAACATTTGATGCATCACATGGAATCAATAATTGCTATGTGCACCACCTAGAGCCTTCTGACAAACCAGAGGAACAGCATGCTATCTCACCTTTTGGATTTATAATGTATGATGCATCATATGGAACTAGTAATTGGAATGACCATCACCAGAAGCTTTCCAACAAACCAGAAGAGCAGCATGCTATCTCTCCCTGGCAATCAATTAGCCATTATCAGTTTAATGGACTGTTGCCACATCAGAGGCAGGAAGGCATTGCTCAAATCACATCTGACGATTCTGAAGACCATTGCAAGGAAGTCCAGTGTATTGAGATAAATGGATTAAGCGCAAGTAAAAATGAAGAATTCAATCTGCTGTTGACTGATGAAAGTGATAGTCTGCTACCCCTGACTGAAGCTGACAAGCTTGCAGATCATGGACCACAACATCTGGGAGATGTTGCCACACTACCTGTATCGGAGCGACAACTAGTGGCTGTGACTGTTGACAATTGTGTTAAACAATATCCTGATGAATCATCTCAGTGGTCCTCAATGAGAGATATAATGAGCTCTAGAGACTTGGCACTTTCTAGAAGTAGAAGTTGCAGAGCAAGTCTGATGACTGGTTCAATTTGTTGGTTCAAGGACAGAGAACAAAATAATAAGACACCATCTAATGGCTTCCTTGAGAAGTTTCCTGAAAGGGTTCAAAGAAGACTTTCTACACTAAAGCACACCGCAGAAAATGAAACTCTTTCATCAAAAGCATCTAAGGCCTCTGATACGGTTGCTTTCAATAGAACACAGGATATGAAAACTGCTTCTGAAGAGGGCATTACCAGTATCAGTAATTTTGTTGCAGAACTGAGAGAGATGGCTCAAAATCAGTATCAGAAACCAGCTCCTGATGCGCAG GAAACAAAAAGGACCACCAGTGAAGACTTTGGAGTTGAGAAAACTACAGTGAAGGATGTAAGCTTGGACACAATCTCAAATTCCTTGGAAGTTCCTTTCCAATGGCACATGGAATTTGAGAAAAAGCAACAGGAGATTGTTGAGCTTTGGCACACATGCAATGTTTCCTTGATACACCGGACTTACTTCTTCATCCTTTTCAAAGGCGATCCGGCAGATTCTATTTACATGGAAGTAGAGCATAGAAGATTATCCTTTCTGAAGAATACCATTTCTCATGAAAATCTTGATAAAGCAGATGCAGGAGATGGTCATAAGCGTACACTTGCTTCAAG CTTGAGAAATATTCGACGAGAAAGGGAAATGCTATACAGACAGATGTTTAAGAGGATCCCAGCAGAGGAAAGGGAGAGCCTTTACACCAACTGGGGAATTGCTTTGAATTCCAAAAAGAGGAGACTACAGCTAGCCCAACGCCTTTGGACCAAAACTAATGTGGAACATGTCAGAGAGAGTGCATCTCTTGTGGCTAAACTGATTGgactctcagagccagagcagGCCCTCAAGGAGATGTTTGGACTCCACTTTACAGTCACACCACAGCGAGCACACCGGAGATCTTACAGCTGGAAACGTGGAAACTCTTTTGTCGTGTGA
- the LOC120104347 gene encoding uncharacterized protein LOC120104347: MEERFRSADKSLAGTLMAKLTTMKFDGTCGMHEHILEMTNIAAKLKALGMDVNESFLVQFILNSLPPQFESFQIHYNTIKDKWNVNELTSMLVQEETRLKQQGHHSVNLVSHGAKKKWKKPRKGMKSGPSKGKEPHHDTEVHKKKQNKDRCHFCKKLGHYRRTAINARHGLKRKEFLTTQMQDPNESFIVSGNGVRVPVTAVGTYRLFLNTGCHLDLLQTLYVPSISRNLISVSKLDVEGYFFKIGNGSLRLFKDNVFLGSGVLCDGLYKTVDVLEVYITEVERQLDRKVKIVRSDRDGEYYGRYDETGQHPGPFAKLLEKHGICAQYTMPKTPQQNGVAERRNRTLMDMGWSYWWWWCVELSGGGAGAKVVAGGDGAEAAAAREE, from the exons ATGGAAGAACGTTTCCGATCTGCTGATAAGTCTCTTGCTGGGACATTAATGGCTAAGCTTACCACCATGAAATTTGATGGTACTTGTGGGATGCATGAGCATATCCTTGAAATGACAAATATAGCTGCTAAACTGAAGGCTCTTGGGATGGATGTAAATGAATCCTTTttagttcaatttattttgaaCTCCTTGCCTCCTCAATTTgaatcatttcaaattcactataacACTATTAAGGATAAGTGGAATGTGAATGAATTGACCAGTATGCTTGTTCAAGAGGAGACAAGACTTAAGCAACAAGGACATCATTCTGTCAATCTTGTAAGTCATGGTGCcaagaaaaaatggaagaaGCCAAGAAAGGGCATGAAGAGTGGACCATCCAAGGGTAAAGAACCTCATCATGATACCGAGGTTCataagaagaaacaaaacaaagatagATGTCATTTTTGCAAGAAATTGGGACACTATCGAAGGACTGCCATAAACGCAAGGCAtggtttgaaaagaaag GAATTCCTTACAACCCAGATGCAAGATCCAAATGAGAGTTTTATCGTTTCAGGGAATGGGGTTAGAGTTCCTGTaacagctgttggaacctatcgTTTGTTTTTAAATACTGGTTGTCATTTAGATTTGCTTCAGACTCTTTATGTTCCTTCTATTtctagaaatttaatttctgtttctaaACTTGATGTTGAAGGATATTTCTTTAAAATTGGGAATGGTAGTTTGCGTCTTTTCAAAGACAATGTCTTCCTTGGTTCTGGTGTTTTGTGTGATGGCTTATATAAA ACAGTGGATGTCTTAGAGGTATACATTACTGAGGTTGAAAGACAATTAGACAGAAAGGTGAAAATTGTCAGGTCTGATAGAGACGGTGAATATTATGGTAGGTATGATGAAACAGGACAACACCCTGGCCCATTTGCTAAACTCTTAGAAAAGCATGGTATATGTGCCCAATATACTATGCCGAAAACGCCACAGCAGAATGGAGTAGCTGAAAGGCGTAATCGTACACTTATGGATATG
- the LOC103696022 gene encoding kinesin-like protein KIN-7F isoform X3, which yields MEFPEFCSAGTTPPRTPRSRGGRGAMGAVGRDELARWVKAEGGGGGAASGGEERIVVSVRVRPLNDKELERGDPSDWECINNTSIIFKNSLPERSMLPIVYAFDRVFGCESSTRQVYEEGAKEVALSVVSGINSSIFAYGQTSSGKTYTMTGITQYSIADIYDYIEKHEEREFVLKFSAMEIYNEAVRDLLSTDSSPLRLLDDPERGTIVEKLTEETLRDQSHLKELLSLCEAQRQIGETSLNEMSSRSHQILRLMIESSAREFLSRDSSSSLAATVNFVDLAGSERASQVLSAGTRLKEGCHINRSLLTLGTVIRKLSKGRNGHIPYRDSKLTRILQYSLGSNARTAIICTMSPARSHIEQSRNTLLFASCAKEVVTNAQVNVVMSDKALVRHLQRELARLESELKYPRSASASCTSPSDVLSEKDVQIKKMEKEIKELMQQRDLAQSRLEDLLQVVGDNRASRQWDECSQSSISNVQNMSEDVLSLSETPGIAYQNLDFGSTTFDASHGINNCYVHHLEPSDKPEEQHAISPFGFIMYDASYGTSNWNDHHQKLSNKPEEQHAISPWQSISHYQFNGLLPHQRQEGIAQITSDDSEDHCKEVQCIEINGLSASKNEEFNLLLTDESDSLLPLTEADKLADHGPQHLGDVATLPVSERQLVAVTVDNCVKQYPDESSQWSSMRDIMSSRDLALSRSRSCRASLMTGSICWFKDREQNNKTPSNGFLEKFPERVQRRLSTLKHTAENETLSSKASKASDTVAFNRTQDMKTASEEGITSISNFVAELREMAQNQYQKPAPDAQETKRTTSEDFGVEKTTVKDVSLDTISNSLEVPFQWHMEFEKKQQEIVELWHTCNVSLIHRTYFFILFKGDPADSIYMEVEHRRLSFLKNTISHENLDKADAGDGHKRTLASSTVI from the exons ATGGAGTTTCCAGAATTCTGCTCCGCTGGAACCACCCCACCAAGAACCCCGAGGAGTAG GGGAGGGAGGGGAGCAATGGGGGCAGTTGGCAGGGATGAGCTGGCGAGATGGGTGAAGGCAGAGGGCGGCGGTGGTGGTGCTGCAAGTGGAGGGGAGGAGAGGATCGTGGTGTCTGTGAGAGTGCGGCCGCTGAATGACAAGGAGCTGGAGAGGGGTGATCCTTCTGACTGGGAGTGCATCAACAACACCTCCATCATCTTCAAGAACAGCCTCCCTGAGCGATCCATGCTACCGATCGTGTATGCATTTG ACAGAGTATTTGGATGTGAAAGCAGCACAAGACAAGTGTATGAGGAAGGTGCGAAGGAAGTTGCTCTTTCAGTTGTCAGTGGGATTAACT CTAGTATATTTGCATACGGACAAACTAGTAGTGGAAAGACATACACAATGACTGGAATAACACAGTATAGCATCGCAGATATTTATGACTACATAGAAAAG CATGAGGAGAGAGAATTCGTTTTAAAATTTTCAGCCATGGAGATTTACAATGAAGCTGTAAGGGATCTCCTCAGCACGGATAGCTCCCCTCTTCGACTTCTTGATGATCCGGAG AGAGGGACTATTGTGGAGAAACTTACAGAGGAAACACTGAGGGACCAGAGCCATCTCAAGGAGCTTCTTTCATTGTGCGAAG CTCAGAGACAGATAGGAGAGACCTCCTTAAATGAAATGAGCTCCAGATCTCACCAAATACTCAGACTG ATGATAGAAAGTTCTGCCCGAGAGTTTCTTAGTAGAGACAGTTCAAGCAGCCTTGCAGCCACTGTG aaTTTTGTTGATTTGGCAGGGAGTGAACGGGCATCTCAGGTGTTATCTGCCGGGACGAGGCTGAAAGAAGGTTGCCACATAAATCGAAGTTTGCTTACCCTGGGAACTGTCATTCGCAAGCTAAG CAAGGGAAGAAATGGGCATATTCCTTATCGAGATTCAAAGCTAACACGCATATTACAATATTCCTTGGGAAGTAATGCGAGAACAGCCATTATTTGCACAATGAGCCCTGCACGAAGCCACATCGAACAATCCAGGAACACTCTTTTATTTGCAAGTTGTGCAAAAGAGGTAGTTACCAATGCACAAGTCAATGTTGTGATGTCTGACAAGGCACTGGTAAGGCATTTACAAAGAGAACTTGCAAGACTGGAGAGTGAATTGAAATACCCAAGATCAGCATCAGCCTCCTGTACATCTCCTTCGGATGTCTTGAGTGAGAAGGATGTCCAGATTAAAAAG ATGGAAAAGGAGATCAAGGAGCTGATGCAGCAAAGAGATCTTGCTCAATCTCGCCTTGAGGATTTGCTCCAAGTTGTAGGGGATAATCGAGCTTCAAGGCAATGG gatGAATGCAGTCAGTCCTCGATATCCAATGTACagaatatgtctgaagatgttcTTTCACTTTCTGAGACACCAGGTATTGCATATCAGAATCTAGATTTTGGCTCTACAACATTTGATGCATCACATGGAATCAATAATTGCTATGTGCACCACCTAGAGCCTTCTGACAAACCAGAGGAACAGCATGCTATCTCACCTTTTGGATTTATAATGTATGATGCATCATATGGAACTAGTAATTGGAATGACCATCACCAGAAGCTTTCCAACAAACCAGAAGAGCAGCATGCTATCTCTCCCTGGCAATCAATTAGCCATTATCAGTTTAATGGACTGTTGCCACATCAGAGGCAGGAAGGCATTGCTCAAATCACATCTGACGATTCTGAAGACCATTGCAAGGAAGTCCAGTGTATTGAGATAAATGGATTAAGCGCAAGTAAAAATGAAGAATTCAATCTGCTGTTGACTGATGAAAGTGATAGTCTGCTACCCCTGACTGAAGCTGACAAGCTTGCAGATCATGGACCACAACATCTGGGAGATGTTGCCACACTACCTGTATCGGAGCGACAACTAGTGGCTGTGACTGTTGACAATTGTGTTAAACAATATCCTGATGAATCATCTCAGTGGTCCTCAATGAGAGATATAATGAGCTCTAGAGACTTGGCACTTTCTAGAAGTAGAAGTTGCAGAGCAAGTCTGATGACTGGTTCAATTTGTTGGTTCAAGGACAGAGAACAAAATAATAAGACACCATCTAATGGCTTCCTTGAGAAGTTTCCTGAAAGGGTTCAAAGAAGACTTTCTACACTAAAGCACACCGCAGAAAATGAAACTCTTTCATCAAAAGCATCTAAGGCCTCTGATACGGTTGCTTTCAATAGAACACAGGATATGAAAACTGCTTCTGAAGAGGGCATTACCAGTATCAGTAATTTTGTTGCAGAACTGAGAGAGATGGCTCAAAATCAGTATCAGAAACCAGCTCCTGATGCGCAG GAAACAAAAAGGACCACCAGTGAAGACTTTGGAGTTGAGAAAACTACAGTGAAGGATGTAAGCTTGGACACAATCTCAAATTCCTTGGAAGTTCCTTTCCAATGGCACATGGAATTTGAGAAAAAGCAACAGGAGATTGTTGAGCTTTGGCACACATGCAATGTTTCCTTGATACACCGGACTTACTTCTTCATCCTTTTCAAAGGCGATCCGGCAGATTCTATTTACATGGAAGTAGAGCATAGAAGATTATCCTTTCTGAAGAATACCATTTCTCATGAAAATCTTGATAAAGCAGATGCAGGAGATGGTCATAAGCGTACACTTGCTTCAAG CACTGTTATATAA
- the LOC103696022 gene encoding kinesin-like protein KIN-7F isoform X2 → MEFPEFCSAGTTPPRTPRSRGGRGAMGAVGRDELARWVKAEGGGGGAASGGEERIVVSVRVRPLNDKELERGDPSDWECINNTSIIFKNSLPERSMLPIVYAFDRVFGCESSTRQVYEEGAKEVALSVVSGINSSIFAYGQTSSGKTYTMTGITQYSIADIYDYIEKHEEREFVLKFSAMEIYNEAVRDLLSTDSSPLRLLDDPERGTIVEKLTEETLRDQSHLKELLSLCEAQRQIGETSLNEMSSRSHQILRLMIESSAREFLSRDSSSSLAATVNFVDLAGSERASQVLSAGTRLKEGCHINRSLLTLGTVIRKLSKGRNGHIPYRDSKLTRILQYSLGSNARTAIICTMSPARSHIEQSRNTLLFASCAKEVVTNAQVNVVMSDKALVRHLQRELARLESELKYPRSASASCTSPSDVLSEKDVQIKKMEKEIKELMQQRDLAQSRLEDLLQVVGDNRASRQWDECSQSSISNVQNMSEDVLSLSETPEPSDKPEEQHAISPFGFIMYDASYGTSNWNDHHQKLSNKPEEQHAISPWQSISHYQFNGLLPHQRQEGIAQITSDDSEDHCKEVQCIEINGLSASKNEEFNLLLTDESDSLLPLTEADKLADHGPQHLGDVATLPVSERQLVAVTVDNCVKQYPDESSQWSSMRDIMSSRDLALSRSRSCRASLMTGSICWFKDREQNNKTPSNGFLEKFPERVQRRLSTLKHTAENETLSSKASKASDTVAFNRTQDMKTASEEGITSISNFVAELREMAQNQYQKPAPDAQETKRTTSEDFGVEKTTVKDVSLDTISNSLEVPFQWHMEFEKKQQEIVELWHTCNVSLIHRTYFFILFKGDPADSIYMEVEHRRLSFLKNTISHENLDKADAGDGHKRTLASSLRNIRREREMLYRQMFKRIPAEERESLYTNWGIALNSKKRRLQLAQRLWTKTNVEHVRESASLVAKLIGLSEPEQALKEMFGLHFTVTPQRAHRRSYSWKRGNSFVV, encoded by the exons ATGGAGTTTCCAGAATTCTGCTCCGCTGGAACCACCCCACCAAGAACCCCGAGGAGTAG GGGAGGGAGGGGAGCAATGGGGGCAGTTGGCAGGGATGAGCTGGCGAGATGGGTGAAGGCAGAGGGCGGCGGTGGTGGTGCTGCAAGTGGAGGGGAGGAGAGGATCGTGGTGTCTGTGAGAGTGCGGCCGCTGAATGACAAGGAGCTGGAGAGGGGTGATCCTTCTGACTGGGAGTGCATCAACAACACCTCCATCATCTTCAAGAACAGCCTCCCTGAGCGATCCATGCTACCGATCGTGTATGCATTTG ACAGAGTATTTGGATGTGAAAGCAGCACAAGACAAGTGTATGAGGAAGGTGCGAAGGAAGTTGCTCTTTCAGTTGTCAGTGGGATTAACT CTAGTATATTTGCATACGGACAAACTAGTAGTGGAAAGACATACACAATGACTGGAATAACACAGTATAGCATCGCAGATATTTATGACTACATAGAAAAG CATGAGGAGAGAGAATTCGTTTTAAAATTTTCAGCCATGGAGATTTACAATGAAGCTGTAAGGGATCTCCTCAGCACGGATAGCTCCCCTCTTCGACTTCTTGATGATCCGGAG AGAGGGACTATTGTGGAGAAACTTACAGAGGAAACACTGAGGGACCAGAGCCATCTCAAGGAGCTTCTTTCATTGTGCGAAG CTCAGAGACAGATAGGAGAGACCTCCTTAAATGAAATGAGCTCCAGATCTCACCAAATACTCAGACTG ATGATAGAAAGTTCTGCCCGAGAGTTTCTTAGTAGAGACAGTTCAAGCAGCCTTGCAGCCACTGTG aaTTTTGTTGATTTGGCAGGGAGTGAACGGGCATCTCAGGTGTTATCTGCCGGGACGAGGCTGAAAGAAGGTTGCCACATAAATCGAAGTTTGCTTACCCTGGGAACTGTCATTCGCAAGCTAAG CAAGGGAAGAAATGGGCATATTCCTTATCGAGATTCAAAGCTAACACGCATATTACAATATTCCTTGGGAAGTAATGCGAGAACAGCCATTATTTGCACAATGAGCCCTGCACGAAGCCACATCGAACAATCCAGGAACACTCTTTTATTTGCAAGTTGTGCAAAAGAGGTAGTTACCAATGCACAAGTCAATGTTGTGATGTCTGACAAGGCACTGGTAAGGCATTTACAAAGAGAACTTGCAAGACTGGAGAGTGAATTGAAATACCCAAGATCAGCATCAGCCTCCTGTACATCTCCTTCGGATGTCTTGAGTGAGAAGGATGTCCAGATTAAAAAG ATGGAAAAGGAGATCAAGGAGCTGATGCAGCAAAGAGATCTTGCTCAATCTCGCCTTGAGGATTTGCTCCAAGTTGTAGGGGATAATCGAGCTTCAAGGCAATGG gatGAATGCAGTCAGTCCTCGATATCCAATGTACagaatatgtctgaagatgttcTTTCACTTTCTGAGACACCAG AGCCTTCTGACAAACCAGAGGAACAGCATGCTATCTCACCTTTTGGATTTATAATGTATGATGCATCATATGGAACTAGTAATTGGAATGACCATCACCAGAAGCTTTCCAACAAACCAGAAGAGCAGCATGCTATCTCTCCCTGGCAATCAATTAGCCATTATCAGTTTAATGGACTGTTGCCACATCAGAGGCAGGAAGGCATTGCTCAAATCACATCTGACGATTCTGAAGACCATTGCAAGGAAGTCCAGTGTATTGAGATAAATGGATTAAGCGCAAGTAAAAATGAAGAATTCAATCTGCTGTTGACTGATGAAAGTGATAGTCTGCTACCCCTGACTGAAGCTGACAAGCTTGCAGATCATGGACCACAACATCTGGGAGATGTTGCCACACTACCTGTATCGGAGCGACAACTAGTGGCTGTGACTGTTGACAATTGTGTTAAACAATATCCTGATGAATCATCTCAGTGGTCCTCAATGAGAGATATAATGAGCTCTAGAGACTTGGCACTTTCTAGAAGTAGAAGTTGCAGAGCAAGTCTGATGACTGGTTCAATTTGTTGGTTCAAGGACAGAGAACAAAATAATAAGACACCATCTAATGGCTTCCTTGAGAAGTTTCCTGAAAGGGTTCAAAGAAGACTTTCTACACTAAAGCACACCGCAGAAAATGAAACTCTTTCATCAAAAGCATCTAAGGCCTCTGATACGGTTGCTTTCAATAGAACACAGGATATGAAAACTGCTTCTGAAGAGGGCATTACCAGTATCAGTAATTTTGTTGCAGAACTGAGAGAGATGGCTCAAAATCAGTATCAGAAACCAGCTCCTGATGCGCAG GAAACAAAAAGGACCACCAGTGAAGACTTTGGAGTTGAGAAAACTACAGTGAAGGATGTAAGCTTGGACACAATCTCAAATTCCTTGGAAGTTCCTTTCCAATGGCACATGGAATTTGAGAAAAAGCAACAGGAGATTGTTGAGCTTTGGCACACATGCAATGTTTCCTTGATACACCGGACTTACTTCTTCATCCTTTTCAAAGGCGATCCGGCAGATTCTATTTACATGGAAGTAGAGCATAGAAGATTATCCTTTCTGAAGAATACCATTTCTCATGAAAATCTTGATAAAGCAGATGCAGGAGATGGTCATAAGCGTACACTTGCTTCAAG CTTGAGAAATATTCGACGAGAAAGGGAAATGCTATACAGACAGATGTTTAAGAGGATCCCAGCAGAGGAAAGGGAGAGCCTTTACACCAACTGGGGAATTGCTTTGAATTCCAAAAAGAGGAGACTACAGCTAGCCCAACGCCTTTGGACCAAAACTAATGTGGAACATGTCAGAGAGAGTGCATCTCTTGTGGCTAAACTGATTGgactctcagagccagagcagGCCCTCAAGGAGATGTTTGGACTCCACTTTACAGTCACACCACAGCGAGCACACCGGAGATCTTACAGCTGGAAACGTGGAAACTCTTTTGTCGTGTGA